The following proteins are encoded in a genomic region of Streptomyces collinus Tu 365:
- a CDS encoding maleylpyruvate isomerase family mycothiol-dependent enzyme has protein sequence MTDSLEYSALLQLLDERSAAFRSAVAAAPGLDAPVPSCPEWTLFDLVQHLGTGQRWWAAVVAAGPAEAPPAKDATEAPRELEALLAWYTESNELLLSALREAGPERACWTWWSAGVSPANSWGVARRRVHEVLVHTYDAQLAAGAVQPMPADVAIDGVAEFLDTCNSTPAAWPHEPATIHYHATEGRSWLLTLDGTGAWPAPLTDDAAPPSASATGTAEQLLLFVWGRLTMSDLKTEGDQQVFERLIAWEPEE, from the coding sequence GTGACAGACAGTCTTGAGTACTCCGCCCTGCTGCAGCTGCTCGATGAGCGGTCGGCCGCGTTCCGGAGTGCGGTTGCCGCCGCGCCCGGCCTCGACGCGCCGGTGCCGTCCTGCCCCGAGTGGACGTTGTTCGATCTGGTGCAGCACCTGGGTACGGGCCAGCGCTGGTGGGCCGCCGTCGTCGCCGCGGGGCCGGCCGAGGCTCCGCCGGCCAAGGACGCCACGGAGGCGCCACGCGAGCTCGAGGCGCTGCTGGCCTGGTACACCGAGTCGAACGAGCTGCTGCTGAGCGCGCTGCGCGAGGCCGGCCCGGAGCGCGCGTGCTGGACGTGGTGGAGCGCCGGCGTGTCCCCGGCGAACTCCTGGGGCGTCGCCCGGCGCCGGGTGCACGAGGTGCTGGTGCACACCTACGACGCCCAGCTCGCCGCGGGCGCCGTGCAGCCGATGCCGGCGGACGTCGCGATCGACGGTGTGGCCGAGTTCCTCGACACCTGCAACTCCACCCCGGCGGCCTGGCCGCACGAACCGGCCACCATCCACTACCACGCCACCGAGGGCCGCTCCTGGCTCCTCACGCTGGACGGCACCGGCGCCTGGCCCGCACCCCTCACGGACGACGCCGCACCCCCCTCCGCTTCGGCGACGGGCACGGCCGAGCAGCTGCTCCTCTTCGTCTGGGGCCGCCTCACGATGAGCGACCTGAAGACCGAGGGCGACCAGCAGGTGTTCGAGCGGCTGATCGCCTGGGAGCCCGAGGAGTAG
- a CDS encoding HIT family protein: MISDWRKDRIGAALRGENPTVLRRLDAGFAVIGDVQFLPGYSLLLADEPDVQRLSDLPRARRLSFLADMDRLGEAVERACRRLDPGFRRVNLEILGNTDPFLHAHIWPRFEWEPAEVVHKPVWLYPGDRWSDERFRLGPQHDGLRDAIGGELDRLAA, from the coding sequence ATGATCAGTGACTGGCGGAAGGACCGGATCGGGGCTGCTCTGCGGGGCGAGAATCCGACCGTGTTGCGGCGACTCGATGCCGGCTTCGCAGTGATCGGCGACGTCCAGTTCCTGCCCGGCTACTCGCTTCTCCTCGCGGACGAGCCGGATGTTCAGCGGCTGTCCGACCTGCCCAGGGCCAGGCGGTTGTCGTTCCTGGCCGACATGGACCGTCTCGGAGAAGCGGTCGAGCGGGCCTGCCGACGGCTGGACCCCGGATTCCGCCGGGTCAACCTGGAGATCCTCGGCAACACGGATCCGTTCCTGCACGCCCACATCTGGCCGCGGTTCGAATGGGAGCCGGCCGAGGTGGTGCACAAGCCGGTGTGGCTGTATCCGGGTGACCGGTGGAGTGACGAGCGGTTCAGGCTCGGCCCGCAGCACGACGGGCTGCGTGATGCGATCGGTGGCGAACTGGACCGGCTGGCTGCCTGA
- a CDS encoding MBL fold metallo-hydrolase, with the protein MARTKVVPIPVMGRHNINAYLLLGRRPVIVDAGTPGSGHRIHDRITALGVDPADVSLIVITHGHIDHFGSAAELHRLTGAPLAGHVADLGPYRSGRVREPYLPTGPMGRLMARNRKLHVRAEPFEPAVLVRGETNLEDFGLAARIMPTPGHTAGSVSVLTDDGDLVAGDLIAGSFMGLIPGRPANPPFHDDSRQNLASLREMLALNPTRLHVGHGTALDPGRVRRWAEKEHDRLARLGAAGRLVTRDG; encoded by the coding sequence GTGGCCCGCACGAAGGTCGTCCCCATCCCGGTCATGGGCCGGCACAACATCAACGCCTACCTGCTGCTCGGCCGTCGGCCCGTCATCGTCGACGCCGGAACCCCCGGCAGCGGCCACAGGATCCACGACCGGATCACCGCCCTCGGCGTCGATCCCGCCGACGTCTCACTGATCGTCATCACCCACGGCCACATCGACCACTTCGGCTCCGCCGCCGAACTGCACCGGCTGACCGGCGCACCCCTCGCCGGCCACGTCGCCGACCTCGGACCGTACCGCTCGGGCCGGGTCCGCGAACCGTATCTGCCCACCGGCCCGATGGGCCGTCTCATGGCCCGCAACCGGAAACTTCACGTCCGGGCCGAGCCGTTCGAGCCCGCGGTGCTCGTCCGCGGCGAGACGAACCTCGAGGACTTCGGGCTCGCTGCGCGCATCATGCCCACCCCCGGCCACACCGCCGGATCTGTCTCCGTCCTCACCGACGACGGCGACCTCGTCGCCGGCGACCTGATCGCCGGCTCCTTCATGGGTCTCATCCCCGGCAGGCCGGCCAATCCGCCCTTCCACGACGACTCCCGGCAGAACCTCGCCAGCCTGCGCGAGATGCTCGCCCTGAACCCCACTCGCCTGCACGTCGGCCACGGCACCGCCCTGGATCCCGGCCGGGTGAGGCGGTGGGCCGAGAAGGAACACGACCGCCTGGCACGGCTCGGCGCGGCCGGACGCCTTGTCACGCGCGATGGATAA
- a CDS encoding maleylpyruvate isomerase family mycothiol-dependent enzyme, which produces MTGPAGEGHPVFGTTEDEAVGHVVASGARLVRTAARLSDTALRAPSALPGWTRGHVLAHVAHSVDAYVWLLGLAHTGRAPGPRTGAAALASAVERDALLSADAIAARLRQNLDRFTARARAMPAPAWERLVPALAGWRHPARYVLLRCLRELETHHLDLDTGHGTEQWPAAYVTWALDDTLATLRTQGFRLASVEAVDLGRRWSLAAQGASVAGAGHQVLGWLTGRTPAGALTADRPARLLPHPPAWPQPPLPGWGHAGDEV; this is translated from the coding sequence GTGACCGGCCCGGCAGGGGAAGGGCACCCCGTCTTCGGCACGACGGAGGATGAGGCCGTCGGACACGTCGTCGCGTCCGGCGCCCGCCTCGTACGGACCGCGGCGCGCCTCTCCGACACCGCGTTGCGGGCCCCGTCGGCGCTGCCGGGGTGGACGCGCGGCCACGTCCTGGCGCATGTCGCCCACAGCGTCGACGCGTACGTGTGGCTGCTCGGGCTCGCGCACACCGGCCGTGCACCGGGACCGCGCACGGGCGCAGCGGCGCTGGCGTCCGCGGTCGAGCGGGACGCGCTGCTGTCCGCCGACGCCATCGCGGCCCGTTTGCGGCAGAACCTGGACCGTTTCACCGCGCGAGCCCGCGCGATGCCCGCCCCCGCCTGGGAGCGCCTGGTGCCGGCGCTGGCCGGCTGGCGACACCCCGCCCGGTACGTCCTGCTGCGGTGCCTGCGCGAGTTGGAGACCCATCACCTCGATCTGGACACCGGCCACGGCACCGAGCAGTGGCCCGCCGCCTACGTCACGTGGGCACTGGACGACACCCTCGCCACCCTGCGCACCCAGGGTTTCCGGCTCGCCTCGGTGGAGGCCGTGGACCTCGGCCGGCGCTGGTCCCTGGCGGCGCAGGGAGCCTCGGTCGCCGGAGCCGGGCACCAGGTGCTCGGCTGGCTCACCGGGCGGACTCCGGCCGGCGCGCTGACGGCCGACCGTCCGGCGCGTCTCCTGCCACACCCGCCCGCGTGGCCCCAGCCGCCGCTGCCCGGGTGGGGGCACGCGGGCGACGAGGTGTGA
- a CDS encoding GNAT family N-acetyltransferase gives MIDYSGAMFEGKQVRLRALHSEDAKHHLRWRNDAEVVRWATAGDPTFGPVTAEAIGLGFETMLLLNPRESAVFTVEDLASGSVIGMADYRDLDPYAGVATLGVTIGEREFWGRGHGSDALRLLVDHLFGAFCLSRLELDTWSGNERAVRAFTRLGFREEGRRRSAVLLDGKRYDRVLFGMLREEWANAA, from the coding sequence GTGATCGATTACAGTGGCGCGATGTTCGAAGGAAAACAGGTAAGGCTGCGTGCGTTGCACTCCGAGGATGCGAAGCATCATCTTCGGTGGCGGAACGACGCGGAGGTGGTGCGCTGGGCCACGGCCGGCGACCCGACTTTCGGCCCGGTCACAGCGGAGGCTATCGGTCTCGGCTTCGAGACGATGCTCCTCCTGAACCCGAGGGAATCTGCCGTGTTCACGGTCGAGGACCTGGCGAGCGGCAGCGTGATCGGCATGGCGGATTACCGGGACCTGGACCCGTACGCCGGCGTGGCCACGCTGGGAGTGACCATCGGCGAGCGGGAGTTCTGGGGCCGCGGCCACGGCAGTGACGCGCTGCGGCTGCTCGTGGACCATCTGTTCGGCGCGTTTTGCCTCAGTCGGTTGGAGCTGGACACCTGGAGCGGCAACGAGCGTGCCGTGCGCGCCTTCACCAGGCTCGGCTTCCGGGAGGAGGGGCGCCGCCGGTCGGCCGTACTGCTGGACGGGAAGCGCTACGACAGAGTGCTCTTCGGGATGCTCCGCGAGGAGTGGGCGAACGCCGCGTGA
- a CDS encoding MFS transporter, which translates to MTSAANSAADPATTVPAPLPPPLLSRALLLRLVSVVAVTVSFFLLLSAVPTHAGRGAAGLATGALMLSTVLGELAGPRILGRYGHRGPLAAGLFLLGAPALALPLDDGAAWTASMCLVRGLGFGLTMVAGGALTAALIPAERRGEGLALVGVVGGVPALVTLPLGVWMCEHLGYAPLTVTAGLAALAAIPTVAALRELQPPDGSGAPAVGADTRALGMVAAVRTAGLRRPTSVFFATALAAGILVTFLPLAVAHGSAGIATAALLVQSSASTAARYAAGRYGDRRGATRLVAPGLLASAAGLSVLAATAGPVAVLTGTALFGAGFGVVQNATLTVMYGRVSRSSYGTVSALWNLAYDGGMGIGAAGFSLLTAHTGYAWGFALTALLMLTALGPATRDRRSAP; encoded by the coding sequence ATGACCTCTGCTGCGAACTCGGCCGCCGACCCCGCCACGACGGTTCCCGCGCCCTTGCCACCACCCTTGCTCAGCCGTGCCCTGCTGCTGCGGCTCGTGAGCGTGGTGGCCGTGACCGTGAGCTTCTTCCTGCTGCTGTCGGCGGTGCCCACGCACGCCGGCCGTGGCGCGGCGGGCCTGGCGACGGGCGCCCTGATGCTGTCCACGGTGCTGGGTGAGCTGGCCGGCCCCCGGATCCTCGGGCGGTACGGCCACCGGGGTCCCCTGGCGGCCGGGTTGTTCCTGCTAGGCGCCCCCGCCCTCGCACTGCCCCTCGACGACGGTGCGGCCTGGACCGCTTCGATGTGTCTCGTACGCGGTCTGGGGTTCGGCCTCACGATGGTCGCGGGCGGCGCCCTGACCGCTGCGCTGATCCCCGCCGAGCGCCGGGGCGAAGGGCTGGCCCTGGTCGGCGTGGTGGGCGGTGTGCCGGCGCTCGTCACCCTGCCCCTCGGGGTTTGGATGTGCGAACACCTCGGTTACGCCCCGCTCACCGTGACCGCAGGCCTGGCGGCCCTCGCGGCGATCCCGACCGTGGCGGCACTTCGAGAGCTACAGCCGCCGGACGGCTCCGGGGCACCGGCCGTGGGGGCGGATACGCGAGCGCTCGGCATGGTGGCCGCCGTACGCACCGCCGGGCTGCGGCGTCCCACCTCGGTGTTCTTCGCCACGGCCCTCGCCGCCGGGATCCTGGTGACGTTCCTGCCGTTGGCCGTCGCGCACGGGTCGGCGGGCATCGCAACGGCGGCCCTGCTGGTGCAGAGCTCCGCCTCCACCGCGGCCCGCTACGCGGCGGGCCGGTACGGCGACCGCCGGGGCGCCACGCGGCTCGTCGCCCCCGGTCTGCTCGCGTCGGCGGCAGGGCTGTCGGTGCTGGCGGCCACGGCCGGCCCGGTCGCCGTACTGACGGGCACGGCCCTCTTCGGCGCCGGCTTCGGTGTCGTCCAGAACGCCACCCTCACCGTGATGTACGGTCGTGTCTCCCGCTCGTCGTACGGCACCGTCTCCGCACTGTGGAACCTCGCCTACGACGGCGGCATGGGGATTGGCGCCGCAGGCTTCAGCCTGCTCACGGCGCACACGGGTTACGCCTGGGGGTTCGCGCTGACGGCGCTGCTGATGCTGACCGCACTGGGGCCGGCGACGCGTGACCGGCGGTCGGCGCCGTGA
- a CDS encoding DUF1206 domain-containing protein translates to MNAQAWAVGGRGGARRAADSPAMAAAGRAGFAARGLIYLLVGVISLQIAFGGDSGGKQADRGGALSELAQRPFGSALLWIVGIALAGMALWRLSQAVFGGAGTDGGKPSKRVMAAGRFVFYAVVSWSVLSYAAGDKGSGSGSSDRRTDDLTATVLGWPGGQWIVGIAGVAVVAAGLYIAARAVMKKFRKHLNTAVMSAKARKVTDFFGVAGGTARGIVFAVAGVFAVVAAVRHQPGKAKGMDDTLRAFRDLPAGPWLLAVIALGLAAFGVFSWCEARWRKL, encoded by the coding sequence ATGAATGCACAGGCATGGGCAGTGGGTGGACGGGGTGGGGCGCGCCGGGCTGCGGACAGCCCGGCGATGGCTGCGGCGGGGCGTGCGGGTTTCGCCGCCCGCGGGCTGATCTATCTGCTGGTGGGGGTCATCTCCCTGCAGATCGCCTTCGGTGGTGACAGCGGCGGCAAGCAGGCCGACCGCGGTGGGGCGCTGAGCGAGCTGGCCCAGCGCCCGTTCGGGTCGGCGCTGCTGTGGATCGTCGGCATCGCGCTCGCCGGTATGGCGCTGTGGCGGCTGTCGCAGGCCGTGTTCGGCGGCGCGGGCACGGACGGGGGCAAGCCCTCGAAGCGTGTCATGGCGGCGGGCCGGTTCGTCTTCTACGCCGTCGTGTCGTGGTCGGTGCTCTCGTACGCGGCCGGCGACAAGGGCAGCGGGAGCGGCTCCTCCGACCGCCGCACCGACGACCTGACCGCCACGGTGCTGGGGTGGCCGGGCGGCCAGTGGATCGTCGGGATCGCCGGCGTGGCGGTGGTGGCCGCCGGGCTGTACATAGCGGCCCGGGCCGTGATGAAGAAGTTCCGCAAGCACCTGAACACGGCGGTCATGTCCGCGAAGGCCCGGAAGGTGACCGACTTCTTCGGTGTCGCGGGTGGCACGGCCCGCGGGATCGTGTTCGCCGTCGCGGGTGTGTTCGCCGTGGTGGCGGCGGTCCGGCACCAGCCCGGCAAGGCGAAGGGCATGGACGACACGCTGCGCGCGTTCCGGGATCTGCCGGCCGGCCCGTGGCTGCTCGCGGTGATCGCGCTCGGTCTTGCGGCGTTCGGCGTCTTCTCCTGGTGCGAGGCCCGCTGGCGCAAGCTCTGA
- a CDS encoding PLP-dependent aminotransferase family protein encodes MTVQWAGLSPELLLAVDRSSGEQLRAQVERQLRDAIRGGRLAAGERLPSSRELARSLGLSRGLVQDCYAQLQAEGYLVTRVGSATRVAACAPAAPAEPPAERTDQLPPLVADFRHGVPDLASFPRADWLWAVREAARRMPTADLGYGDPRGSLDLRTVVAAYVRRIRAAAAEPDHTLICSGYAQGLALTLQVLARAGVGAVAHEDPGSPASTSAAIRAAGLTPVPVPVDARGVDVAALEASGARAAIVTPAHQWPTGVLLAPERRHALLAWARRHDAYVVEDDYDAEFRYDREPVGALQGLAADRVVSIGTVSKSLAPALRIGWLLSPRALTAPLTEAKRSADRGTPTLDQLALARLIESGRYDRHLRRMRTLYGARCRTLRAALAEHAPEVRLTGLAAGFHAVAHLPHEVDESTVIAAARARRVGLYGMSACRASGGAGPPQLVLGFGDVPERAIAAGIAAVGDLLTHGRRVPDPDVSR; translated from the coding sequence ATGACTGTGCAGTGGGCCGGTTTGTCTCCCGAGCTGCTGCTGGCCGTCGACCGGAGCAGTGGGGAGCAGCTGCGTGCCCAGGTGGAACGCCAGTTGCGGGACGCGATCCGTGGCGGCCGCCTCGCCGCCGGCGAACGTCTTCCCTCCTCACGTGAGCTGGCGCGTTCACTGGGCCTGTCCCGCGGTCTGGTCCAGGACTGCTACGCCCAACTGCAGGCCGAGGGCTACCTGGTCACCAGGGTCGGTTCGGCCACCCGTGTCGCCGCCTGTGCCCCTGCCGCCCCCGCCGAGCCACCGGCCGAGCGCACGGACCAACTCCCGCCCCTAGTGGCCGACTTCCGGCACGGCGTGCCCGACCTCGCCTCGTTCCCGCGTGCCGACTGGCTGTGGGCGGTCAGGGAGGCGGCCCGCCGGATGCCGACCGCAGACCTCGGCTACGGAGATCCGCGCGGCAGCCTGGACCTGCGCACGGTCGTCGCCGCGTACGTGCGCCGGATCCGCGCGGCCGCCGCCGAACCCGACCACACCCTCATCTGCTCCGGCTACGCCCAGGGACTGGCCCTCACCCTCCAGGTGCTGGCCCGCGCCGGCGTCGGTGCCGTCGCACACGAGGACCCGGGCAGTCCCGCTTCGACGAGCGCGGCCATCCGTGCGGCGGGCCTCACACCGGTCCCCGTCCCGGTCGACGCGCGCGGAGTCGACGTTGCGGCCCTGGAGGCGAGCGGCGCTCGCGCGGCGATCGTCACCCCGGCCCACCAGTGGCCCACCGGTGTCCTCCTCGCCCCGGAACGCCGGCACGCCCTGCTCGCGTGGGCGCGGCGCCACGACGCGTATGTCGTCGAGGACGACTACGACGCCGAGTTCCGCTACGACCGCGAGCCGGTCGGCGCCCTCCAGGGCCTCGCGGCGGACCGGGTCGTCTCGATCGGCACCGTCAGCAAGTCCCTGGCCCCCGCCCTGCGCATCGGCTGGCTGCTGAGCCCCCGCGCGCTCACCGCGCCGCTCACCGAGGCGAAGCGGAGCGCCGACCGCGGCACACCCACCCTCGACCAACTCGCCCTGGCCCGACTGATCGAATCGGGCCGCTACGACCGCCATCTGCGCCGTATGCGCACCCTGTACGGGGCCCGCTGCCGTACGCTGCGCGCCGCCCTGGCCGAGCACGCCCCTGAGGTGCGCCTGACCGGCCTCGCTGCGGGGTTCCACGCCGTGGCCCATCTTCCCCACGAAGTCGATGAGTCGACGGTGATCGCAGCGGCGCGTGCCCGCCGGGTCGGCCTATACGGGATGAGTGCGTGCCGTGCCTCGGGCGGTGCCGGGCCGCCCCAACTCGTCCTGGGCTTCGGTGACGTGCCCGAGCGGGCGATCGCGGCGGGGATCGCGGCGGTCGGCGACCTGCTCACCCACGGCCGGCGGGTGCCGGACCCGGACGTCAGCCGCTGA
- a CDS encoding DUF6461 domain-containing protein has protein sequence MDLVTAHDYAWIRTSPLFRHMMESGYTLTLIRGRSPQEVLRAMGAEPRGTEEGTAGLIEADDAHRAEVDYDYWDESYIAGAFRAPGEHGDWTVVLGFDGGLGIPRVETLSEGGRVVAHSSNGGKPIHLFHWFEDGELRTAFEGPSARDGGSPDELVPLLREVGFPLTPEGEHDESAPVVDGKAAVLALTERLTGVRVTESLLRDATYELGLVPEQPAEEWTGLVIDITDAHGERLYKEWTYEEIAAASDRARAEADAPVVITYNESLTKDRSEHGRVSSEQERGWHAPE, from the coding sequence ATGGACTTGGTGACCGCACACGACTACGCCTGGATCCGCACCTCGCCGCTCTTCCGCCACATGATGGAGAGCGGATACACCTTGACACTGATACGGGGGCGGAGCCCGCAGGAGGTGCTGCGTGCGATGGGGGCGGAACCGCGCGGCACTGAGGAGGGCACGGCCGGGCTGATCGAGGCCGATGACGCCCACCGTGCAGAGGTGGACTACGACTACTGGGACGAGTCCTACATCGCGGGCGCCTTCAGGGCCCCGGGCGAGCACGGCGACTGGACAGTCGTCCTCGGCTTTGACGGTGGCCTTGGGATACCGCGCGTGGAGACGCTGTCGGAGGGCGGCCGGGTCGTGGCGCACTCGAGCAACGGCGGCAAGCCCATCCACCTCTTTCACTGGTTCGAGGACGGTGAACTCCGCACGGCCTTCGAGGGCCCCTCGGCGCGCGACGGCGGCAGCCCCGATGAACTGGTTCCCTTGTTGCGGGAAGTCGGCTTCCCGCTGACTCCCGAGGGAGAGCACGACGAGAGCGCCCCGGTGGTCGACGGGAAGGCGGCGGTTCTTGCTCTGACCGAGAGACTCACCGGCGTACGCGTCACCGAATCCCTGCTCCGGGACGCCACATATGAACTGGGACTCGTCCCTGAACAGCCCGCCGAGGAGTGGACCGGCCTGGTCATCGACATCACCGACGCCCACGGAGAGCGTCTGTACAAGGAATGGACCTACGAGGAGATCGCAGCGGCTTCCGACCGCGCACGGGCGGAGGCGGACGCGCCCGTCGTGATCACCTACAACGAGTCCCTCACCAAGGATCGTTCGGAACACGGACGGGTGAGTAGCGAACAGGAGCGTGGGTGGCATGCACCGGAATAG